From Streptomyces sp. NBC_01754, a single genomic window includes:
- a CDS encoding ABC transporter ATP-binding protein, giving the protein MAGPGGQTAAAPTERSADFKASGKRLLGRFSKEKSSLYLMLGAGTLSVALSVLGPKILGRATDLIFAGIVGRQTSGGATKEQTVDGLREQGDGGLADMLSGVDFVPGHGIDFHAVGNVLLVALAVYVGAGLLMLVASRVSIRIINRVVFRLREDLQTKLARLPLSYFDGQKRGEVLSRATNDIDNISQTLQQTMGQLVNSLLTIVGVLIMMFWVSPLLALVALITVPLSVLVAARVGKRSQPHFVAQWQVTGRLNAHIEEMYTGHTLVKVFGRQEESARDFAEQNDALYGAGFKAQFNSGMMQPLMMFVSNLNYVLVAVVGGLRVASGTLSIGDVQAFIQYSRQFSMPLTQVASMANLLQSGVASAERVFEMLDAEEQGPDPVAAERPEDLRGNVVLDKVSFRYDPEKPLIEDLSLSVEPGQTVAIVGPTGAGKTTLVNLLMRFYEVTGGRITLDGTDVSKMSRDELRSGIGMVLQDTWLFGGTIAENIAYGASREVGREEIEEAAKAAHADRFVRTLPDGYDTVLDDEGSGVSAGEKQLITIARAFLSDPVILVLDEATSSVDTRTEVLIQKAMARLAHGRTSFVIAHRLSTIRDADVILVMENGSIVEQGTHDELLAAGGAYARLYAAQFAEALAEVD; this is encoded by the coding sequence ATGGCTGGACCGGGCGGACAAACGGCCGCGGCACCCACCGAGCGGTCCGCGGACTTCAAGGCCTCGGGCAAGCGGCTGCTGGGGCGGTTCAGCAAGGAGAAGTCCTCGCTGTACCTGATGCTGGGGGCCGGCACGCTGAGCGTGGCGCTCTCGGTGCTCGGGCCGAAGATCCTCGGCCGGGCCACGGACCTCATCTTCGCGGGGATCGTCGGCCGGCAGACGTCGGGCGGAGCGACGAAGGAGCAGACCGTCGACGGTCTGCGCGAGCAGGGTGACGGCGGGCTCGCCGACATGCTGAGCGGGGTGGACTTCGTCCCCGGCCACGGCATCGACTTCCACGCGGTGGGCAACGTCCTGCTGGTGGCGCTGGCGGTCTACGTCGGCGCGGGGCTGCTGATGCTGGTGGCGTCCCGGGTGTCGATCCGGATCATCAACCGGGTCGTCTTCCGGCTCCGGGAGGACCTTCAGACGAAGCTGGCGCGGCTGCCGCTGTCGTACTTCGACGGGCAGAAGCGGGGTGAGGTACTGAGCCGGGCGACCAACGACATCGACAACATCTCGCAGACCCTCCAGCAGACGATGGGCCAGCTCGTCAACTCCCTGCTGACCATCGTCGGCGTCCTGATCATGATGTTCTGGGTCTCGCCGCTGCTCGCCCTGGTGGCGCTGATCACCGTCCCGCTGTCGGTGCTGGTGGCGGCGCGGGTCGGGAAGCGGTCGCAGCCGCACTTCGTGGCGCAGTGGCAGGTGACGGGCAGACTCAACGCGCACATCGAGGAGATGTACACCGGTCACACCCTGGTGAAGGTCTTCGGACGGCAGGAGGAGTCCGCGCGGGACTTCGCCGAGCAGAACGACGCGCTGTACGGCGCGGGCTTCAAGGCCCAGTTCAACAGCGGGATGATGCAGCCGCTGATGATGTTCGTGTCCAACCTGAACTACGTGCTGGTCGCGGTCGTCGGCGGGCTGCGGGTGGCGTCGGGCACGCTGTCGATCGGTGACGTGCAGGCGTTCATCCAGTACTCGCGGCAGTTCTCGATGCCGCTGACCCAGGTCGCCTCGATGGCCAACCTGCTGCAGTCGGGCGTCGCCTCGGCCGAGCGGGTCTTCGAGATGCTGGACGCCGAGGAGCAGGGCCCGGACCCGGTCGCGGCCGAGCGGCCGGAGGACCTGCGCGGCAACGTCGTCCTGGACAAGGTGTCCTTCCGGTACGACCCGGAGAAGCCCCTCATCGAGGACCTGTCGCTGAGTGTCGAACCGGGGCAGACGGTCGCGATCGTGGGCCCGACCGGCGCCGGCAAGACGACGCTGGTCAATCTGCTGATGCGGTTCTACGAGGTGACGGGCGGCCGGATCACCCTGGACGGCACCGACGTGTCGAAGATGTCGCGCGACGAACTGCGCTCCGGCATAGGGATGGTGCTCCAGGACACCTGGCTGTTCGGCGGCACGATCGCGGAGAACATCGCCTACGGCGCCTCCCGCGAGGTCGGCCGCGAGGAGATCGAGGAGGCGGCGAAGGCGGCTCACGCCGACCGTTTCGTCCGTACCCTGCCGGACGGATACGACACGGTGCTCGACGACGAGGGGTCCGGGGTCAGCGCGGGTGAGAAGCAGTTGATCACCATCGCGCGGGCGTTCCTGTCGGATCCGGTGATCCTGGTGCTCGACGAGGCCACCAGCTCGGTGGACACCCGTACCGAGGTGCTGATCCAGAAGGCGATGGCCCGCCTCGCGCACGGCCGTACGAGCTTCGTGATCGCCCACCGGCTCTCGACCATCCGGGACGCGGATGTGATCCTGGTGATGGAGAACGGGTCGATCGTCGAGCAGGGCACGCACGACGAGCTGCTGGCGGCCGGGGGCGCGTACGCCCGGCTGTACGCCGCGCAGTTCGCCGAGGCGCTGGCCGAGGTCGACTGA
- a CDS encoding RNA polymerase sigma factor encodes MQTWTVTTTAPAPAVPTQNRASRHPETAGAPEPVLVEPVDIPEPMGRPETGGPSSDLFRQYLREIGRIPLLGAADEVELARRVEAGLFAGERLAAPPAPDPRLARDLDRLVVLGRAAERRLIEANLRLVVSVAKRYTGRGLTMLDLVQEGNVGLIRAVEKFDYTRGYKFSTYATWWIRQAMSRALADQARTIRVPVHVVELINRVVRTQRRLLQESGREPGSEEVAAQLGLSPERVDEILRVAQEPVSLHAPVGEEDDVAFGDLIEDGDAPSPVDSAAVLLLREHLEAVLSSLGEREHEVVRLRYGLDDGRPRTLEEIGRIFGVTRERIRQIESKTLARLRGHAYADQLRGYLD; translated from the coding sequence GTGCAGACCTGGACCGTGACGACGACAGCCCCCGCCCCGGCCGTCCCCACGCAGAACCGGGCCTCCCGCCACCCGGAGACGGCGGGCGCGCCCGAACCCGTGCTGGTGGAGCCGGTGGACATCCCCGAGCCGATGGGCCGCCCGGAGACCGGCGGTCCCTCGTCCGACCTCTTCCGCCAGTACCTACGGGAGATCGGGCGGATCCCGCTGCTCGGCGCAGCCGACGAGGTGGAGCTCGCCCGCCGCGTGGAAGCGGGCCTCTTCGCCGGGGAACGCCTCGCCGCACCACCCGCACCGGACCCCCGGCTGGCCCGGGACCTGGACCGGCTCGTCGTCCTGGGCCGGGCGGCCGAACGCCGGCTCATCGAGGCCAACCTCCGCCTCGTCGTCTCCGTCGCCAAGCGGTACACCGGCCGGGGCCTGACCATGCTCGACCTGGTCCAGGAGGGAAACGTCGGACTGATCCGGGCCGTCGAGAAGTTCGACTACACCCGGGGCTACAAGTTCTCCACGTACGCGACCTGGTGGATCCGCCAGGCGATGTCCCGCGCGCTCGCCGACCAGGCCCGCACCATCCGGGTCCCGGTCCACGTCGTGGAGCTGATCAACCGGGTCGTCCGGACGCAGCGCCGTCTGCTCCAGGAGAGCGGCCGCGAGCCGGGCAGCGAGGAGGTCGCCGCCCAGCTCGGCCTGTCGCCCGAACGCGTCGACGAGATCCTGCGCGTCGCCCAGGAACCCGTCTCGCTGCACGCCCCCGTCGGCGAGGAGGACGACGTGGCCTTCGGCGACCTCATCGAGGACGGCGACGCCCCCTCGCCCGTGGACTCGGCGGCCGTCCTGCTGCTGCGCGAGCACCTGGAGGCGGTGCTCTCCAGCCTCGGCGAACGGGAGCACGAGGTGGTGCGGCTGCGCTACGGCCTGGACGACGGCCGGCCCCGCACCCTGGAGGAGATCGGCCGGATCTTCGGCGTGACCCGCGAACGTATCCGCCAGATCGAGTCCAAGACCCTCGCCCGGCTACGGGGCCACGCGTACGCCGACCAGCTCCGGGGCTATCTCGACTGA